A genomic stretch from Mya arenaria isolate MELC-2E11 chromosome 10, ASM2691426v1 includes:
- the LOC128206610 gene encoding multiple epidermal growth factor-like domains protein 10 isoform X1 — MMIFIIASIILCLINVWFCSSCPPGKYGAGCNNTCKNPHCFCTNELTCDGCEDGFFNVSRNCAQNCVSPTCTCSKYYECTGCKEGYYGRQTNCIQKCSSACNGNICNDNGTCDIACKTGFTGNICESCVEGKYGDTCSMQCSRGCEGIICNSTDGSCNCSSNFTGEKCESCIEGRYGISCSRSCSPGCVRGICSSSNGNCECKEYYKGDTCDVCIDGRYGDHCLNIYYADKPNVGAAVGGTVSTVLVVVAVVVIIIIFKRRHNLCCKKPRGEQQLSEDIHTPQPVLYATVQENRPAQQMETGPGHMAQKPHTSFTEHHTATSNTLYEEISFGSHDSNTVQENVQQETGQKGNVESQHVELSMVENTAEYAIIELGGNGLLSKQ, encoded by the exons atgatgatatttattattgcGTCGATAATATTGTGTCTTATTAATGTGTGGTTTTGTTCGAGCTGTCCACCCGGAAAATATGGTGCCGGCTGTAACAATACCTGCAAAAATCCTCATTGTTTCTGCACTAATGAGTTAACCTGTGATGGGTGTGAAGACGGGTTTTTTAACGTAAGTCGAAATTGCGCCCAAAATTGTGTTTCTCCGACATGTACGTGTTCCAAATACTATGAGTGTACCGGGTGTAAGGAAGGATATTATGGAAGACAAACTAACTGTATCCAGAAGTGTTCTTCTGCATGTAATGGAAATATATGCAATGATAACGGAACGTGTGACATTGCATGTAAGACTGGTTTTACAGGAAACATATGCGAGTCGTGCGTAGAAGGCAAGTATGGAGACACCTGCTCTATGCAATGCAGCCGAGGCTGTGAGGGGATCATTTGTAATTCAACAGACGGATCATGCAACTGCAGCAGTAATTTTACTGGTGAAAAATGTGAGTCTTGCATTGAGGGTCGATACGGAATAAGCTGTTCTAGATCATGTAGTCCTGGCTGTGTACGAGGTATTTGCTCTTCTAGCAATGGCAATTGCGAATGTAAAGAATATTACAAAGGCGATACCTGTGACGTTTGTATTGACGGGAGGTACGGTGACCACTGTTTGAATATAT ATTACGCAGATAAACCAAACGTTGGTGCGGCTGTTGGTGGGACAGTTAGTACGGTTCTTGTAGTGGTAGCGGTTGTcgttattatcatcatttttaaacgAAG acACAACTTATGCTGCAAAAAGCCACGAGGTGAACAACAACTCAGCGAAGATATACATACACCACAGCCAGTTTTGTACGCTACAGTGCAGGAAAACa GACCCGCCCAGCAAATGGAGACCGGGCCTGGACATATGGCTCAAAAACCTCACACTTCATTTACCGAACATCATACTGCGACCA GTAACACATTGTACGAAGAAATTTCATTCGGTTCACATGATTCAAACACTGTACAAGAAAATGTCCAACAGGAAACCGGACAAAAGGGAAATGTGGAATCACAACATGTTGAACTGTCTATGGTAGAGAATACTGCTGAATATGCTATCATTGAACTCGGTGGAAATGGACTTTTGAGTAAACAatag
- the LOC128204560 gene encoding putative nuclease HARBI1, with translation MNDEELRRRFRFGRRGIKYLADLLREDLARETDRSCSLSVEEQVCIALRYYASGSFMQVVGDTHGRHKSTVCRVVDKVTKEIVKRHKQYIKWPVDEATKRRVKSELSNIAGFPGVIGCVDGSHVRLIKPSLDQERGFINRKGFPSINVMAVCDAKGKFTFINAQWHGSAHDSFIFRTSTLGCHMERNHRGLEDGIILGDSGYACSRYLMTPYRVADTNQKTNFNRGLCRTRVIIGCTFGRWKRRFGILHGEPSSEVIVACAVLNNIAIMLQEPDVPDDDNDDGADAQIPYAGRETGFLVRDHLAKVYF, from the exons ATGAATGATGAAGAATTGAGAAGAAGGTTCAGATTTGGAAGAAGAGGAATAAAGTATTTGGCCGATTTGCTGAGAGAGGACCTAGCTAGGGAAACAGACAGAAGTTGTAGCCTGTCAGTCGAGGAACAAGTCTGTATAGCGCTGAGGTACTACGCTTCAGGTTCATTTATGCAGGTTGTTGGGGACACACATGGGAGACATAAAAGtactgtttgtagagttgtagATAAGGTTACCAAAGAGATAGTGAAGCGTCATAAGCAGTACATTAAGTGGCCAGTTGATGAAGCTACCAAGAGACGAGTGAAGTCTGAGTTAAGCAACATAGCTGGATTTCCAGGTGTTATAGGGTGTGTTGATGGTAGCCACGTCCGTTTGATCAAGCCATCACTAGACCAAGAGAGAGGTTTTATCAACCGAAAAGGATTCCCGTCCATAAATGTGATGGCAGTGTGTGATGCAAAAG GAAAATTCACATTTATCAATGCGCAGTGGCATGGATCAGCTCACGATAGCTTTATATTTCGAACATCCACACTTGGATGCCACATGGAGAGAAACCACAGGGGTTTGGAAGATGGGATTATTCTTGGAGACAGCGg GTATGCGTGTTCAAGATACTTGATGACACCATACAGAGTTGCAGACACCAACCAAAAGACAAACTTCAATAGGGGGCTCTGCAGAACAAGGGTAATTATTGGGTGTACGTTTGGACGTTGGAAGAGGAGATTTGGAATTCTCCACGGAGag CCATCATCAGAAGTGATTGTGGCGTGTGCTGTTCTCAACAATATAGCCATCATGCTGCAAGAACCTGATGTGcctgatgatgacaatgacgaTGGGGCAGACGCACAAATACCATATGCAGGCAGAGAGACTGGCTTCTTGGTCAGGGATCACCTTGCtaaagtttacttttaa
- the LOC128206610 gene encoding multiple epidermal growth factor-like domains protein 10 isoform X2: MMIFIIASIILCLINVWFCSSCPPGKYGAGCNNTCKNPHCFCTNELTCDGCEDGFFNVSRNCAQNCVSPTCTCSKYYECTGCKEGYYGRQTNCIQKCSSACNGNICNDNGTCDIACKTGFTGNICESCVEGKYGDTCSMQCSRGCEGIICNSTDGSCNCSSNFTGEKCESCIEGRYGISCSRSCSPGCVRGICSSSNGNCECKEYYKGDTCDVCIDGRYGDHCLNIYKPNVGAAVGGTVSTVLVVVAVVVIIIIFKRRHNLCCKKPRGEQQLSEDIHTPQPVLYATVQENRPAQQMETGPGHMAQKPHTSFTEHHTATSNTLYEEISFGSHDSNTVQENVQQETGQKGNVESQHVELSMVENTAEYAIIELGGNGLLSKQ; this comes from the exons atgatgatatttattattgcGTCGATAATATTGTGTCTTATTAATGTGTGGTTTTGTTCGAGCTGTCCACCCGGAAAATATGGTGCCGGCTGTAACAATACCTGCAAAAATCCTCATTGTTTCTGCACTAATGAGTTAACCTGTGATGGGTGTGAAGACGGGTTTTTTAACGTAAGTCGAAATTGCGCCCAAAATTGTGTTTCTCCGACATGTACGTGTTCCAAATACTATGAGTGTACCGGGTGTAAGGAAGGATATTATGGAAGACAAACTAACTGTATCCAGAAGTGTTCTTCTGCATGTAATGGAAATATATGCAATGATAACGGAACGTGTGACATTGCATGTAAGACTGGTTTTACAGGAAACATATGCGAGTCGTGCGTAGAAGGCAAGTATGGAGACACCTGCTCTATGCAATGCAGCCGAGGCTGTGAGGGGATCATTTGTAATTCAACAGACGGATCATGCAACTGCAGCAGTAATTTTACTGGTGAAAAATGTGAGTCTTGCATTGAGGGTCGATACGGAATAAGCTGTTCTAGATCATGTAGTCCTGGCTGTGTACGAGGTATTTGCTCTTCTAGCAATGGCAATTGCGAATGTAAAGAATATTACAAAGGCGATACCTGTGACGTTTGTATTGACGGGAGGTACGGTGACCACTGTTTGAATATAT ATAAACCAAACGTTGGTGCGGCTGTTGGTGGGACAGTTAGTACGGTTCTTGTAGTGGTAGCGGTTGTcgttattatcatcatttttaaacgAAG acACAACTTATGCTGCAAAAAGCCACGAGGTGAACAACAACTCAGCGAAGATATACATACACCACAGCCAGTTTTGTACGCTACAGTGCAGGAAAACa GACCCGCCCAGCAAATGGAGACCGGGCCTGGACATATGGCTCAAAAACCTCACACTTCATTTACCGAACATCATACTGCGACCA GTAACACATTGTACGAAGAAATTTCATTCGGTTCACATGATTCAAACACTGTACAAGAAAATGTCCAACAGGAAACCGGACAAAAGGGAAATGTGGAATCACAACATGTTGAACTGTCTATGGTAGAGAATACTGCTGAATATGCTATCATTGAACTCGGTGGAAATGGACTTTTGAGTAAACAatag